The window GGCCGTGCGCACCTTCGTCGAAGGCGCCCGCACGAGCCGCTTGTCGCGAGCGTCGACGACCGCACGTTCCGGCGATACCGCCGACCCTGCCGCGGAACCGCCGTTGGGCGAGCCCGTGATCGAACTCGTCGGCGTGCACAAGTACTTCGGCGACAAGCACGTGTTGCGCGGCGTCGATCTCGCGATCTACCCGAACCGCATCACGGTGCTCATCGGCGCGAGCGGAAGCGGCAAGTCCGTCATCATCAAACACATCATGGGCCTGTTCAAGCCGGACGCCGGCGAGGTCCGCGTGTTCGGCGAAGACATCGCGCAGCGCGACCCCGCCGACCTCAACGACGTGCGCCGTCGCCTCGGACTCCTGTTTCAACATGCGGCCCTCCTCGACTGGCTGACCGTCTACGGAAACGTCGAGTTTCCGCTGCGCGAGCGCACCGACCTGCCGAAAGCGGAGATCCGCGATCGCGTACTCGAGCTGCTCGAACGCCTCCACATCGCCGACATTCGCGACAAGCTGCCGGGCGAAATCTCCGAGGGCGAAAAGAAGCGAGTTGGCCTCGCTCGCGCGATCATCATGCGCCCGGACATCATGATCTACGACGAGCCGACGACGGGCCAGGATCCGATCCGCACTCGCCAGATCGACGACATGATCCAGGAGGCGCAGGAGCAGTTCGACATCACGAGCATCGTCATCAGCCACGACATGGCGTCGACGTTTCGCATCGCCCATCGGATCGCGCTGCTGCACGAGGGGCGAATCGCGGCCTACGGCACACCCGACGAAGTGCGCGCATCGCCCGACGA is drawn from Deltaproteobacteria bacterium and contains these coding sequences:
- a CDS encoding ABC transporter ATP-binding protein; this encodes MVAAAHRRRNLLVPEVEPWPADAGPVIELDQVDVAFGANHVLRGISLPVVPGKTTVVVGRSGSGKSVLLKTMMGLIRPQSGRVRLFGRDVTEASPVELLELRKRMSMLFQNYALFDSRSVVENVAFGLLENSTVSRAEALALARDLLATLGLEGAEHLLPSDLSGGMKKRVSLARALVTNPEVVLFDEPTTGLDPIMIERVDQMILLARQQFDITSVIISHDMASTRRLADYVAFLHDGRIVQYGTYDEFIASDHPAVRTFVEGARTSRLSRASTTARSGDTADPAAEPPLGEPVIELVGVHKYFGDKHVLRGVDLAIYPNRITVLIGASGSGKSVIIKHIMGLFKPDAGEVRVFGEDIAQRDPADLNDVRRRLGLLFQHAALLDWLTVYGNVEFPLRERTDLPKAEIRDRVLELLERLHIADIRDKLPGEISEGEKKRVGLARAIIMRPDIMIYDEPTTGQDPIRTRQIDDMIQEAQEQFDITSIVISHDMASTFRIAHRIALLHEGRIAAYGTPDEVRASPD